Proteins encoded within one genomic window of Humulus lupulus chromosome 1, drHumLupu1.1, whole genome shotgun sequence:
- the LOC133815701 gene encoding uncharacterized protein LOC133815701, whose amino-acid sequence MALAAKNKYGFIDGSIPRPEPGNPLLNSWIRCNNMVMSWLLHSVSTEISQSIMFFDFASDMWHDLAERFNEGNGPQNFQLQNQLTSLQQGDQSVTSYFTRLKSLWDELKEFQPNTTCTCGAMKALLDYYNQNQVLQFLTGLNESYSSVRAQILLNEPIPTLSRVYSMIVQEERQRTLGSSNLSSLASSIRPPSSNNSSRAKKPRPSCSNCGKPEETKQRQSCY is encoded by the exons ATGGCCCTTGCTGCGAAAAACAAATATGGTTTTATCGATGGTTCAATacctcgcccagaacctggtaaTCCTCTTCTCAATTCTTGGATTCGTTGCAATAACATGGTGATGTCTTGGTTATTACACTCTGTTTCTACTGAAATATCTCAGAGCATAATGTTCTTTGATTTTGCTTCTGATATGTGGCATGATCTTGCTGAAAGATTCAATGAGGGAAATGGACCCCAAAATTTTCAATTACAAAATCAACTCACAAGTCTGCAACAAGGTGATCAATCTGTCACCTCCTATTTTACCAGACTAAAATCTTTATGGGATGAACTCAAAGAGTTCCAACCCAACACTACTTGCACTTGTGGTGCAATGAAAGCACTTCTTGATTACTACAATCAAAACCAGGTCCTCCAGTTCTTGACAGGTCTGAATGAGTCATATTCATCTGTACGAGCTCAGATCCTTCTCAATGAACCAATTCCGACCCTATCTAGAGTGTATTCCATGATTGTTCAAGAAGAGCGCCAAAGAACTCTTGGTTCTTCTAATCTTTCTTCACTGGCCTCTTCCATTCGTCCTCCTTCTTCGAACAATTCATCCCGAGCAAAGAAGCCTCGACCCTCTTGCTCCAACTGTGGCAAACCAG AAGAAACAAAACAAAGGCAAAGCTGCTACTAA